The proteins below are encoded in one region of Mycobacterium shinjukuense:
- a CDS encoding acyl-CoA dehydrogenase family protein produces MPDTHAVTNQVPPLQNYNPASSPVLIEALIREGGQWGLDEFTALGAIAGSRQAHRWSELADRNRPILHTHDRYGHRIDEVEYDPAYHELMRTAIEHGLHAAPWADPRPGAHVVRAAKTCTWWAVEPGHMCPVSATYAVVPALRHNPELASTYEPLLTSRHYDPELTVPTTKAGITAGMSMTEKQGGSDVRANTTTATRNADGSYTLTGHKWFTSAPMCDIFLVLAQAPGGLSCFMLPRVLPDGSRNRMFLQRLKDKLGNHANASSEVEYDGAIAWLVGEEGRGVPTIIEMVNMTRLDCTLGSATGMQAGLAWAIHHAQHRKAFGAYLIDQPLMRNVLADLAVEAEAATMVAMRMAGATDAAVRGDGREALLRRIGLAASKYWVCKRAAPHAAEALECLGGNGYVEDSNMPRLYREAPLNGIWEGSGNVSALDTLRAMATRPDCVDVLFDELGKSTGSDARLDGHVGRLRPQLEDLETIQYRARMIAEDICLALQGSLLVRHGHPAVAEAFLATRLDGRWGRAFGTMPTGLDLAPILERALVKG; encoded by the coding sequence ATGCCTGATACCCATGCCGTCACCAACCAGGTTCCACCCCTGCAGAACTACAACCCCGCGTCGTCGCCGGTGCTCATCGAAGCCCTGATTCGCGAGGGCGGGCAGTGGGGCCTCGACGAGTTCACCGCGCTCGGCGCCATCGCCGGCTCACGGCAGGCCCACCGTTGGAGCGAGCTTGCCGACCGCAACCGGCCAATCCTGCACACCCACGACCGCTACGGCCACCGCATTGACGAAGTGGAGTATGACCCGGCCTACCACGAGTTGATGCGTACCGCGATCGAGCACGGTCTGCACGCGGCGCCCTGGGCGGATCCTCGGCCGGGTGCGCACGTGGTGCGTGCCGCCAAGACGTGCACGTGGTGGGCCGTCGAACCGGGCCACATGTGCCCCGTCTCGGCGACCTACGCCGTGGTGCCGGCGCTGCGGCATAACCCCGAACTGGCCAGCACGTATGAGCCGCTGCTGACCAGCCGGCACTACGACCCCGAGCTGACGGTGCCCACCACCAAGGCCGGCATCACCGCGGGCATGTCGATGACCGAGAAACAGGGCGGTTCCGATGTGCGGGCCAACACCACCACGGCGACCCGCAACGCCGACGGCAGCTACACGCTGACCGGTCACAAATGGTTCACCTCGGCGCCGATGTGTGACATCTTCCTGGTGCTCGCGCAGGCGCCCGGCGGCCTGTCCTGCTTCATGCTGCCCCGGGTGCTGCCCGACGGGAGCCGCAACCGGATGTTCCTGCAGCGGCTGAAGGACAAGCTCGGCAACCACGCCAACGCCTCCAGCGAGGTCGAATACGACGGCGCCATCGCGTGGCTGGTGGGCGAGGAGGGGCGCGGGGTGCCCACCATCATCGAAATGGTCAACATGACCCGGCTGGATTGCACGCTGGGCAGCGCCACCGGGATGCAGGCGGGACTGGCCTGGGCCATCCACCACGCCCAGCACCGAAAAGCGTTCGGCGCCTATCTGATTGACCAGCCATTGATGCGCAATGTGCTCGCCGACCTGGCGGTGGAGGCCGAGGCCGCCACCATGGTGGCGATGCGGATGGCCGGCGCCACCGACGCCGCGGTGCGCGGCGACGGGCGTGAGGCGCTGCTGCGCCGGATCGGGCTGGCGGCCAGCAAGTACTGGGTATGCAAGCGCGCTGCCCCGCACGCGGCCGAGGCGCTGGAATGCCTGGGCGGCAACGGCTATGTCGAGGACTCCAACATGCCGCGGCTCTACCGTGAGGCGCCGCTGAACGGCATCTGGGAAGGCTCGGGCAACGTCAGCGCGCTGGACACGTTGCGCGCCATGGCAACCCGCCCCGACTGCGTCGACGTGCTGTTCGACGAGCTGGGCAAGAGCACGGGCTCCGACGCCCGCCTGGACGGGCACGTCGGTCGGTTGCGACCGCAACTTGAGGATCTGGAAACCATCCAGTACCGCGCCCGCATGATCGCCGAGGACATCTGCCTGGCGCTGCAGGGGTCGCTGCTGGTGCGCCATGGGCATCCCGCCGTCGCCGAGGCGTTCCTGGCGACCCGGCTCGACGGGCGGTGGGGCCGCGCGTTCGGCACCATGCCGACCGGATTGGACCTGGCGCCCATCCTGGAACGGGCCCTGGTGAAGGGATGA
- a CDS encoding DNA-directed RNA polymerase subunit beta', whose product MLDVNFFDELRIGLATAEDIRQWSYGEVKKPETINYRTLKPEKDGLFCEKIFGPTRDWECYCGKYKRVRFKGIICERCGVEVTRAKVRRERMGHIELAAPVTHIWYFKGVPSRLGYLLDLAPKDLEKIIYFAAYVITSVDEEMRHNELSTLEAEMAVERKAVEDQRDAELEARAQKLEADLAELEAEGAKADARRKVRDGGEREMRQIRDRAQRELDRLEDIWNTFTKLAPKQLIVDENLYRELVDRYGEYFTGAMGAESIQKLIENFDIDAEAEALREVIRNGKGQKKLRALKRLKVVAAFQQSGNSPMGMVLDAVPVIPPELRPMVQLDGGRFATSDLNDLYRRVINRNNRLKRLIDLGAPEIIVNNEKRMLQESVDALFDNGRRGRPVTGPGNRPLKSLSDLLKGKQGRFRQNLLGKRVDYSGRSVIVVGPQLKLHQCGLPKLMALELFKPFVMKRLVDLNHAQNIKSAKRMVERQRPQVWDVLEEVIAEHPVLLNRAPTLHRLGIQAFEPMLVEGKAIQLHPLVCEAFNADFDGDQMAVHLPLSAEAQAEARILMLSSNNILSPASGRPLAMPRLDMVTGLYYLTTEVPGDTGEYRSAAPDRPESGVYSSPAEAIMAADRGVLSVRAKIKVRLTQLRPPAEIEEELFGRNGWRPGDPWMAETTLGRVMFNELLPLGYPFVNKQMHKKVQATIINDLAERYPMIVVAQTVDKLKDAGFYWATRSGVTVSMADVLVPPRKKEILDQYEERADKVEKQFQRGALNHDERNEALVEIWKEATDEVGQALREHYPDDNPIITIVDSGATGNFTQTRTLAGMKGLVTNPKGEFIPRPVKSSFREGLTVLEYFINTHGARKGLADTALRTADSGYLTRRLVDVSQDVIVREHDCQTERGIVVELAERAPDGTLIRDPYIETSAYARTLGTDAVDEAGNVIVERGQDLGDPEIDALLAAGITQVKVRSVLTCTTSTGVCATCYGRSMATGKLVDIGEAVGIVAAQSIGEPGTQLTMRTFHQGGVGEDITGGLPRVQELFEARVPRGKAPIADVSGRVRLEDGERFYKITIVPDDGSEEVVYDKLSKRQRLRVFKHEDGSERVLSDGDHVEVGQQLMEGSADPHEVLRVQGPREVQIHLVREVQEVYRAQGVSIHDKHIEVIVRQMLRRVTIIDSGATEFLPGSLIDRAEFEAENRRVVAEGGEPAAGRPVLMGITKASLATDSWLSAASFQETTRVLTDAAINCRSDKLHGLKENVIIGKLIPAGTGISRYRNIVVQPTEEARAAAYTIPSYEDQYYSPDFGAATGAAVPLDDYGYSDYR is encoded by the coding sequence GTGCTCGACGTCAACTTCTTCGATGAACTCCGCATCGGTCTGGCCACCGCGGAGGACATCCGGCAATGGTCGTACGGCGAGGTCAAGAAGCCCGAGACGATCAACTACCGCACGCTGAAGCCGGAGAAGGACGGCCTGTTTTGCGAGAAGATCTTCGGGCCGACTCGCGACTGGGAATGCTACTGCGGCAAGTACAAGCGGGTGCGCTTCAAGGGCATCATCTGCGAGCGGTGCGGCGTCGAGGTGACGCGCGCCAAAGTGCGCCGTGAGCGGATGGGTCACATCGAGCTGGCCGCGCCGGTCACCCACATCTGGTATTTCAAGGGCGTGCCGAGCCGGCTGGGGTATCTGCTGGACCTGGCTCCGAAGGACCTGGAGAAGATCATCTACTTCGCGGCCTACGTGATCACCTCGGTCGACGAGGAGATGCGGCACAACGAGCTATCCACACTCGAAGCCGAAATGGCGGTGGAGCGCAAGGCCGTCGAGGATCAGCGCGACGCCGAGTTGGAGGCCCGCGCACAGAAACTGGAGGCCGACCTGGCGGAGCTGGAGGCCGAGGGCGCCAAGGCCGACGCGCGGCGCAAGGTTCGCGACGGCGGCGAGCGGGAGATGCGCCAGATCCGCGATCGCGCGCAGCGGGAGCTGGACCGGCTGGAGGACATCTGGAACACCTTCACCAAGCTGGCCCCCAAGCAGTTGATCGTCGACGAGAACCTCTACCGCGAGCTCGTCGACCGCTACGGTGAGTACTTCACCGGCGCCATGGGCGCGGAGTCGATCCAGAAGTTGATCGAAAACTTCGACATCGACGCCGAGGCCGAGGCGCTGCGGGAGGTCATCCGAAACGGCAAGGGGCAGAAGAAGCTTCGCGCGCTCAAGCGGCTGAAGGTGGTCGCGGCGTTCCAGCAGTCGGGCAACTCGCCGATGGGCATGGTGCTTGACGCCGTCCCGGTGATTCCGCCGGAGCTGCGTCCAATGGTGCAGCTGGACGGCGGCCGGTTCGCCACGTCCGACCTCAATGACCTGTACCGCCGGGTGATCAACCGCAATAACCGGCTCAAGAGGCTAATCGATTTAGGCGCTCCCGAGATCATCGTCAACAATGAGAAGCGGATGCTGCAGGAATCCGTGGACGCGCTGTTCGACAATGGCCGCCGCGGCCGGCCCGTCACCGGGCCGGGCAACCGTCCGCTGAAGTCGCTGTCCGACCTGCTCAAGGGCAAGCAGGGCCGGTTCCGGCAGAACCTGCTCGGTAAGCGTGTCGACTACTCGGGCCGGTCGGTCATCGTGGTCGGCCCGCAGCTCAAGCTGCACCAGTGCGGTCTGCCCAAGCTGATGGCGCTGGAGCTGTTCAAGCCGTTCGTGATGAAGCGGCTGGTCGACCTCAACCACGCACAGAACATCAAGAGCGCCAAGCGCATGGTGGAGCGGCAGCGCCCGCAGGTGTGGGACGTGCTCGAAGAGGTCATCGCCGAGCACCCGGTGCTATTAAACAGGGCACCGACGCTCCATCGATTGGGCATCCAGGCCTTCGAGCCAATGCTGGTGGAAGGCAAGGCGATCCAGCTACACCCGCTGGTGTGTGAGGCGTTCAACGCCGACTTCGACGGCGACCAGATGGCCGTGCACCTGCCGCTCTCCGCCGAAGCGCAGGCCGAGGCCCGCATCCTGATGTTGTCGTCCAACAACATCCTGTCGCCGGCATCCGGGCGCCCCCTGGCGATGCCGCGGCTGGACATGGTCACCGGGCTGTACTACCTGACCACCGAGGTCCCCGGGGACACCGGTGAATACCGGTCGGCCGCGCCGGATCGTCCGGAGTCGGGTGTGTACTCCTCGCCCGCGGAAGCGATTATGGCGGCCGACCGGGGTGTGCTCTCGGTGCGGGCCAAGATCAAGGTGCGGCTGACCCAGCTGCGTCCGCCGGCCGAGATCGAGGAGGAGCTGTTCGGTCGCAACGGTTGGCGGCCCGGCGATCCGTGGATGGCCGAGACCACGTTGGGCCGGGTGATGTTCAACGAGCTGCTGCCGCTGGGGTATCCGTTTGTCAACAAGCAGATGCACAAGAAGGTGCAGGCCACCATCATCAACGACCTGGCCGAGCGCTACCCGATGATCGTGGTCGCCCAGACCGTCGACAAGCTCAAGGACGCCGGCTTCTACTGGGCCACCCGCAGCGGTGTCACCGTCTCGATGGCCGACGTGCTGGTGCCGCCGCGCAAGAAGGAGATCCTCGACCAGTACGAGGAGCGCGCCGATAAGGTCGAAAAGCAGTTCCAGCGTGGCGCCTTGAACCACGACGAGCGCAACGAGGCGCTGGTGGAGATCTGGAAGGAAGCCACCGACGAGGTCGGTCAGGCGCTGCGGGAGCACTACCCCGACGACAACCCGATCATCACGATCGTCGACTCGGGCGCCACCGGCAACTTCACCCAGACCCGGACGCTGGCCGGCATGAAGGGCCTGGTGACCAACCCCAAGGGCGAGTTCATCCCGCGTCCGGTCAAGTCGTCGTTCCGTGAGGGCCTGACCGTGCTGGAGTACTTCATCAACACCCACGGCGCTCGAAAGGGCTTGGCGGACACCGCGTTGCGTACCGCCGACTCCGGTTACCTGACGCGCCGTCTGGTGGACGTGAGCCAGGACGTGATCGTGCGCGAGCATGACTGCCAAACCGAGCGCGGCATCGTCGTCGAGCTGGCCGAGCGTGCGCCGGACGGCACGTTGATCCGCGACCCGTACATCGAGACCTCGGCGTACGCGCGGACTTTGGGCACCGACGCGGTCGACGAGGCCGGCAACGTCATCGTCGAACGCGGCCAGGACCTGGGCGACCCGGAGATTGACGCGCTGCTGGCCGCGGGCATCACGCAGGTGAAGGTGCGTTCGGTGTTGACCTGTACCACCAGCACCGGCGTGTGCGCGACCTGCTACGGGCGGTCCATGGCCACCGGCAAGCTGGTCGACATCGGCGAGGCCGTCGGCATCGTGGCCGCCCAATCCATCGGTGAGCCCGGCACGCAGCTGACCATGCGCACCTTTCACCAGGGCGGTGTCGGGGAGGACATCACCGGTGGTCTGCCCCGGGTTCAGGAGTTGTTCGAGGCCAGGGTGCCGCGCGGTAAGGCGCCGATCGCCGACGTCAGCGGCCGGGTCCGGCTCGAGGACGGGGAACGCTTCTACAAGATCACCATCGTTCCCGACGACGGCAGCGAGGAAGTGGTCTACGACAAGCTCTCCAAGCGGCAACGGCTGCGGGTGTTCAAGCATGAGGACGGCTCCGAGCGGGTGCTGTCCGACGGCGACCACGTCGAGGTGGGCCAGCAGCTGATGGAAGGCTCGGCCGACCCGCACGAGGTGCTGCGCGTGCAGGGCCCCCGCGAGGTGCAGATCCACCTGGTCCGCGAGGTCCAGGAGGTCTACCGCGCCCAAGGCGTGTCGATCCACGACAAGCACATCGAGGTGATCGTGCGCCAGATGCTGCGCCGGGTCACCATCATCGACTCGGGTGCGACCGAGTTTTTGCCCGGCTCGCTGATCGATCGCGCCGAGTTCGAGGCCGAGAACCGTCGGGTGGTGGCCGAGGGCGGCGAGCCCGCTGCCGGCCGTCCGGTGCTGATGGGGATCACCAAGGCGTCCCTGGCCACCGACTCGTGGCTGAGCGCGGCGTCGTTCCAGGAGACCACGCGGGTGCTGACCGACGCGGCGATCAACTGCCGCAGCGACAAGCTGCACGGTCTCAAGGAGAACGTGATCATCGGCAAGCTGATCCCGGCCGGGACCGGCATCAGCCGCTACCGCAACATCGTGGTGCAGCCGACCGAAGAGGCCCGCGCCGCGGCATACACGATTCCGTCGTATGAGGATCAGTACTACAGCCCGGACTTCGGTGCCGCCACCGGCGCTGCCGTCCCGCTGGACGACTACGGCTACAGCGACTACCGCTAG
- a CDS encoding crotonase/enoyl-CoA hydratase family protein, producing MTHAIRPVDFDNLKTMTYEVTGRVARITFNRPEKGNAIVADTPLELSALVERADLDPNVHVILVSGRGEGFCAGFDLSAYADGTASAGGTGAYRGTVLDGDTQAANHLPNQPWDPMIDYQMMSRFVRGFSSLMHADKPTVVKIHGYCVAGGTDIALHADQVIAAADAKIGYPPTRVWGVPAAGLWAHRLGDQRAKRLLFTGDCITGAQAAEWGLAVEAPDPNDLDERTERLVARIAALPVNQLIMIKLALNSALLQQGVVTSRMVGTVFDGIARHTPEGHAFVADAVEHGFREAVRHRDEPFGDYGRRASQV from the coding sequence ATGACGCACGCGATCAGGCCGGTCGACTTCGACAACCTGAAAACGATGACCTACGAGGTCACCGGCCGGGTTGCGCGGATCACCTTCAACCGCCCGGAGAAGGGCAACGCGATCGTTGCCGATACTCCCCTGGAGCTGTCGGCGCTGGTGGAACGTGCCGATCTGGACCCCAATGTCCACGTCATCCTGGTGTCGGGGCGCGGCGAGGGTTTCTGCGCGGGCTTCGACCTGTCGGCCTACGCCGACGGGACCGCCTCGGCCGGCGGTACCGGCGCCTACCGGGGCACGGTGCTGGACGGTGACACCCAGGCCGCCAACCACCTGCCGAATCAGCCGTGGGACCCGATGATCGACTACCAGATGATGAGCCGGTTCGTGCGCGGGTTTTCCAGCCTGATGCATGCCGACAAGCCGACGGTGGTCAAGATCCACGGCTACTGCGTGGCCGGCGGCACCGACATCGCATTGCACGCCGATCAGGTGATCGCCGCCGCCGACGCGAAAATCGGCTACCCACCGACGCGGGTGTGGGGTGTCCCGGCGGCGGGTCTGTGGGCGCACCGACTCGGCGACCAGCGCGCCAAACGCCTGCTGTTCACCGGTGATTGCATCACCGGCGCGCAGGCCGCCGAATGGGGCCTGGCCGTCGAGGCGCCGGATCCCAACGACCTCGACGAGCGCACCGAGCGACTGGTGGCCCGGATCGCCGCGCTGCCGGTCAACCAGCTGATCATGATCAAGCTCGCGCTCAATTCCGCTCTGCTGCAACAAGGTGTGGTGACCAGCAGGATGGTCGGCACGGTGTTCGACGGGATCGCCCGGCACACACCCGAGGGGCACGCGTTTGTTGCCGACGCTGTGGAGCACGGCTTCCGGGAGGCGGTTCGCCACCGTGATGAGCCGTTCGGCGACTACGGCCGTCGGGCGTCTCAGGTGTAA
- a CDS encoding type IV toxin-antitoxin system AbiEi family antitoxin domain-containing protein, protein MLVDEVIAVNGGLATTQQLLGVTTRRRLAGLVKAGRLVRVCHGVYALHQPDVLGKLAALDLLAREPIVACMGTAASLYGFDTENTSRVHILDPGVRMRPSAGLMVHQRIGAPLRRVEGRLATAPAWTAIEVARMLRRPRALATLDAALHIGACTRGELAAAIREQKGRRGIVKVRELIGYADGRAESPMESEARLVFIDAKLPMPELQYTIVDRYGKLWRVDFAWPQAFVVAEYDSVEWHLGRAALVHDRLKTARLQECGWTVIPMTVDDIRRDSIGLVERINTLLLKPRLAG, encoded by the coding sequence ATGCTCGTCGACGAAGTCATCGCGGTAAACGGTGGCTTGGCTACCACACAACAACTGCTCGGCGTGACCACGCGCAGGCGTTTGGCCGGGCTCGTCAAGGCGGGCAGGCTCGTTCGCGTATGCCATGGGGTGTACGCGTTACACCAGCCAGATGTGCTGGGCAAGCTCGCTGCGTTGGATCTGTTGGCGCGTGAGCCGATCGTGGCCTGCATGGGCACCGCCGCGTCGCTGTACGGCTTTGATACCGAGAACACGTCTCGGGTCCACATTCTCGACCCGGGGGTACGGATGCGGCCGTCAGCGGGTCTCATGGTGCATCAACGAATTGGCGCACCGCTGCGACGGGTGGAAGGACGATTGGCCACGGCGCCGGCCTGGACGGCGATCGAAGTAGCACGGATGTTGCGGCGCCCACGCGCCTTGGCGACCCTTGATGCTGCCCTGCACATCGGTGCGTGCACCAGAGGCGAATTGGCTGCGGCGATCCGAGAACAAAAGGGCCGCCGCGGCATCGTGAAGGTCCGGGAGCTAATCGGCTACGCCGACGGTCGTGCCGAGTCGCCGATGGAGAGCGAGGCGCGACTCGTGTTTATCGACGCCAAATTACCCATGCCGGAGCTGCAGTACACCATCGTGGATCGCTACGGCAAGCTGTGGCGCGTCGATTTCGCGTGGCCGCAGGCTTTCGTCGTCGCCGAATACGACAGCGTCGAATGGCATCTCGGGCGCGCTGCCCTGGTGCACGACAGGCTGAAAACCGCCCGACTGCAGGAATGCGGCTGGACAGTTATTCCGATGACAGTCGACGATATCCGGCGCGATTCGATCGGACTCGTCGAGCGCATCAACACCCTGCTGCTGAAACCCCGCTTGGCCGGTTGA
- a CDS encoding deoxyribonuclease IV — protein sequence MLIGSHVSPQDPLAAAAAEGADAVQIFLGNPQSWRAPKPREDAAALKAAALPIYVHAPYLINLASANNRVRIPSRKMLQQTCDAAADIGAAAVIVHGGHVADDDDVAEGFQRWRKALDQLHTEVPVYLENTAGGDHAMARRFDTIARLWDVIGDTGIGFCLDTCHAWAAGEALVDAVDRIKAITDRIDLVHCNDSRDEAGSGRDRHANLGAGQIDPELLVAVVTAAGAPVICETADQGRKDDIAFLRDKVND from the coding sequence GTGCTCATCGGTTCGCATGTCAGCCCACAGGATCCACTCGCCGCAGCGGCGGCCGAAGGTGCTGACGCGGTGCAGATTTTCCTGGGCAATCCGCAGAGCTGGCGGGCGCCCAAACCGCGCGAGGATGCGGCCGCGCTCAAGGCAGCGGCGTTGCCGATCTACGTGCATGCGCCATACCTGATCAACCTCGCGTCGGCGAACAATCGGGTGCGGATTCCGTCGCGCAAGATGCTGCAGCAGACCTGTGACGCGGCGGCCGATATCGGTGCCGCGGCGGTGATCGTGCACGGTGGCCACGTCGCCGACGACGACGATGTTGCCGAGGGGTTTCAGCGCTGGCGTAAGGCGCTGGACCAGCTGCACACCGAGGTTCCGGTGTACCTGGAAAACACCGCGGGCGGTGACCACGCGATGGCCCGCCGTTTCGACACCATCGCACGGCTGTGGGATGTGATCGGCGACACCGGTATCGGCTTTTGCCTGGATACCTGTCACGCCTGGGCGGCGGGTGAGGCGCTGGTGGACGCCGTGGACCGCATCAAAGCCATCACCGATCGCATCGACTTGGTCCACTGCAACGACTCCCGGGACGAAGCGGGCTCGGGTCGCGACCGCCACGCCAACCTGGGCGCCGGCCAGATCGATCCGGAGCTGCTGGTGGCGGTGGTCACCGCGGCGGGCGCGCCGGTCATCTGTGAAACCGCCGACCAGGGCCGCAAGGATGACATCGCGTTTTTGCGGGACAAGGTCAACGACTGA
- a CDS encoding alpha/beta hydrolase family esterase, which produces MRYRLVALLGVVLVLAGCAHRGAAPPEGFGNGTSLHTIQVGGVERAYRLFKPAQLPPLAPLVVMLHGGFGSARQAERSYDWDELADSAKFLVAYPDGLYRAWNVNGGGCCGRPARDGVDDVAFIQAAVADIARNVRIDPARVYATGMSNGAIMSYTLVCHTNLFAAIGPVAGTQLDPCPSPHPVSVMHLHGTGDPLVRYTGGPGVGIARINGPPVEQLNAFWRTVDRCDAPNVTVSGGVTTSIASCADRRSVVLVAFDDVGHQWPSAATEMLWEFFAAHPA; this is translated from the coding sequence ATGCGTTACCGGCTCGTCGCGCTGCTGGGCGTCGTGCTGGTGCTCGCGGGCTGTGCACACAGGGGAGCTGCGCCGCCGGAGGGCTTCGGGAATGGCACCAGCTTGCACACCATCCAGGTCGGTGGAGTCGAGCGCGCCTACCGGCTGTTCAAGCCCGCGCAATTGCCCCCGTTGGCTCCGCTGGTGGTCATGCTGCACGGCGGGTTCGGCAGCGCCAGGCAGGCCGAAAGGTCGTATGACTGGGATGAATTGGCGGATTCGGCGAAGTTCCTCGTGGCCTATCCGGACGGTCTCTATCGGGCCTGGAACGTCAACGGAGGGGGCTGCTGCGGCCGGCCCGCACGCGACGGTGTCGACGATGTCGCGTTCATTCAAGCGGCGGTGGCCGACATCGCCCGCAACGTTCGCATCGACCCGGCCAGGGTTTACGCCACCGGCATGAGCAACGGCGCCATCATGTCCTACACGCTGGTGTGCCACACCAACCTTTTCGCGGCGATCGGTCCCGTTGCGGGGACACAGCTTGACCCGTGCCCGTCCCCGCACCCGGTGTCGGTTATGCACCTTCATGGCACCGGGGATCCCCTGGTCCGCTACACCGGCGGGCCCGGGGTGGGCATTGCCCGCATCAATGGTCCCCCCGTCGAGCAGCTCAATGCGTTCTGGCGCACTGTCGACCGGTGCGACGCCCCCAACGTCACGGTCTCCGGCGGTGTTACGACGTCGATCGCGAGCTGCGCGGACCGCCGCAGCGTCGTGCTCGTCGCCTTCGACGATGTCGGCCATCAGTGGCCGTCGGCGGCCACCGAGATGTTGTGGGAATTCTTCGCCGCGCACCCCGCCTGA
- a CDS encoding neutral ceramidase: protein MLCVGRGIADITGESADCGMLGYGRADQRTAGIHFRLRSRAFVFDDGKARLLLVVADLPLPMQNVTDEVLRRLADCYGDTYAEQNTLITTTHTHAGPGGYCGHLLYNLSTSGFRPVTFQAIVDGIVESVRHAHGDVAPAQVMLSHGELHSASVNRSPSAFDRNPAADRAFFPDRIDPHTTLVRIDRGEATVAAIHFFATHGTSMTNRNRLISGDNKGFAAYHWERTVGGADYLTGQPDFIAAFAQTNPGDMSPHVDGPITGASVPERELENTRRIGLCQFEDAFKQLDRATPIGDGIDARFTYVDLSSVVVRGEYTPDGHQHRTGHPMIAAATMAGTDEGEGFRGFRQGRNPFWDNVSNAIYRFVGSVAAVHAPKAIVVPAHLLNRMHPFVQEIVPVHLVRIGRLYLIGIPGEPTIVAGLRLRRTVASIVGAELADVLCVGYTNAYIHYVTTPEEYLEQRYEGGSTLFGRWQLPALMQTVAGLAEAMRDGRPVPPGPRPQPRQTLSWLRAAPPDSGPFGTVITEPAATYRPGQTVAVEFVSALPNNDLRRGGTFLEVVRREGAGWVRVADDGDWATSFRWQRRGRAGSRVSISWDIPGDTTPGCYRIVHHGTARDGNGTLQAFTATTREFTVG from the coding sequence ATGCTTTGTGTGGGGCGCGGCATCGCCGACATCACCGGTGAGTCGGCCGACTGCGGCATGCTCGGCTACGGCAGGGCCGACCAGCGCACCGCCGGCATTCACTTTCGCCTGCGGTCCCGGGCATTCGTTTTCGACGACGGGAAGGCGCGGTTGCTGCTCGTTGTGGCCGACCTGCCGCTGCCGATGCAAAACGTGACCGATGAAGTGCTGCGCCGGTTGGCGGATTGCTATGGCGACACCTACGCGGAGCAGAACACGCTGATCACGACGACGCACACGCACGCCGGACCCGGGGGGTACTGCGGTCACCTGCTGTACAACCTGTCCACGAGCGGGTTCCGGCCGGTTACATTCCAGGCGATCGTCGACGGAATCGTCGAATCGGTGCGCCATGCCCATGGCGACGTTGCGCCCGCCCAGGTGATGCTGTCACACGGCGAGCTGCACAGCGCCAGCGTTAACCGGTCACCGTCGGCGTTCGACCGCAACCCGGCGGCCGATCGGGCATTCTTCCCGGACCGCATCGACCCGCATACCACCCTGGTGCGCATCGATCGGGGCGAGGCCACCGTGGCCGCGATCCACTTCTTCGCCACCCACGGCACGAGCATGACCAATCGCAACCGCCTTATCTCCGGAGACAACAAGGGCTTCGCGGCCTACCATTGGGAACGCACCGTCGGCGGAGCCGATTACCTCACCGGTCAGCCCGACTTCATCGCCGCCTTCGCGCAGACCAACCCCGGCGACATGAGCCCCCACGTCGACGGACCCATCACCGGCGCGTCGGTGCCCGAGCGCGAGCTGGAAAACACCCGCCGCATCGGGCTGTGCCAGTTCGAGGATGCCTTCAAGCAGCTCGATCGTGCGACACCGATCGGCGACGGCATCGACGCGCGGTTCACGTATGTCGATCTCAGTTCCGTTGTGGTGCGTGGCGAATACACGCCCGATGGTCATCAGCACCGCACCGGGCATCCGATGATTGCCGCCGCCACCATGGCCGGGACCGATGAGGGCGAGGGCTTCCGTGGCTTCCGGCAAGGCCGAAACCCTTTCTGGGACAACGTATCCAACGCCATCTATCGGTTTGTCGGGTCGGTAGCCGCGGTGCACGCTCCCAAAGCCATTGTGGTGCCGGCGCATCTGCTGAACCGGATGCATCCCTTTGTCCAGGAGATCGTTCCCGTTCACCTGGTGCGGATCGGGCGCCTGTATCTGATCGGCATCCCTGGCGAACCGACCATCGTCGCGGGACTTCGGCTGCGGCGCACGGTGGCGTCGATCGTCGGCGCCGAGCTGGCCGACGTGCTCTGCGTGGGCTACACCAACGCCTACATCCATTACGTGACCACGCCCGAGGAATATCTTGAACAGCGCTACGAGGGCGGCAGCACCTTGTTTGGCCGATGGCAGCTGCCCGCTCTCATGCAGACGGTCGCCGGGCTTGCCGAGGCAATGCGCGACGGGCGGCCCGTGCCACCGGGCCCGCGGCCGCAACCCAGACAGACGCTGAGCTGGTTGCGCGCTGCCCCACCCGATAGCGGCCCGTTCGGAACGGTGATCACCGAGCCGGCGGCGACATACCGACCCGGCCAAACGGTAGCCGTCGAATTCGTCAGCGCGCTGCCCAACAACGATCTGCGCCGGGGCGGCACCTTCCTCGAAGTGGTCCGCCGGGAAGGTGCCGGCTGGGTGCGGGTTGCCGACGACGGCGACTGGGCCACCAGCTTTCGCTGGCAGCGCCGGGGGCGGGCCGGCTCGCGGGTCAGCATCAGCTGGGATATTCCCGGCGATACCACGCCCGGGTGCTACCGCATCGTGCACCACGGCACCGCACGCGATGGCAATGGCACGCTGCAGGCGTTCACCGCAACCACCCGCGAGTTCACCGTCGGCTGA